A single genomic interval of Aegicerativicinus sediminis harbors:
- a CDS encoding glycosyltransferase, which yields MIIPLILLFIFVLAVIVQLYYYGIIFSKLSGYKGKTASKNELPISVIICAKNEAKNLKTLIPLLVEQDYPKFEIVLINDSSYDKTLKVMNKAKEVYDNIKIVDVKEVDRFKSHKKYALTLGIKAASYDYLLFTDADCKPNSKHWISTMANQFSNNKHIVLGYGKYEKRKGSLLNALIRFETLLAATQYLSYALNNNPYMGVGRNMAYKKDLFFENNGFFNHMDVMSGDDDLLINSIATSTNTAISIEPDSFTTSIPSNGLGKWIHQKRRHITTASYYKKGHKMSLAVFYISNITFLTIGATLLILWHQPILVAALILFRYLFQIITLGKIANKLEEKDIILLFPLLEILLVIVQFNIFIMNLISKPKRWS from the coding sequence ATGATCATACCATTGATCCTGCTATTCATTTTTGTACTTGCCGTTATAGTTCAGTTGTATTATTACGGCATTATTTTTTCAAAATTATCTGGCTACAAAGGCAAAACAGCGTCAAAAAATGAACTTCCGATATCAGTAATTATTTGTGCCAAAAATGAGGCTAAAAACCTTAAAACCTTAATTCCTCTTTTGGTTGAACAAGATTACCCAAAATTTGAAATTGTTTTAATCAATGATAGTTCTTACGATAAGACCTTGAAAGTGATGAATAAGGCGAAGGAAGTCTACGATAATATTAAGATAGTGGACGTTAAAGAGGTTGACCGATTTAAATCGCATAAAAAGTACGCCTTAACCCTTGGTATTAAAGCAGCTTCATACGATTACCTTCTGTTCACTGATGCTGACTGCAAACCAAATTCGAAACACTGGATTTCAACAATGGCAAATCAATTCTCAAATAACAAACATATTGTCCTTGGATATGGAAAATATGAAAAGAGAAAAGGTTCCCTATTAAATGCACTTATCCGATTTGAGACCTTATTGGCTGCAACTCAGTATTTATCATACGCACTCAACAATAATCCCTATATGGGTGTGGGTAGAAATATGGCGTACAAAAAGGACTTGTTTTTTGAAAATAATGGATTTTTCAACCATATGGATGTTATGTCTGGCGATGATGATTTACTCATAAATTCAATTGCTACAAGTACTAATACCGCCATCTCAATCGAACCAGATTCCTTCACAACATCAATTCCTTCTAACGGTTTGGGCAAATGGATACATCAAAAAAGAAGGCACATTACTACTGCCTCATATTACAAAAAGGGGCATAAAATGTCCCTTGCAGTGTTTTATATAAGCAATATAACTTTCCTCACTATTGGAGCGACATTATTAATTCTTTGGCACCAACCGATACTTGTTGCCGCTTTGATTCTTTTCAGATATCTTTTTCAAATTATTACCTTAGGGAAAATTGCAAATAAACTCGAAGAAAAGGACATTATTCTATTATTCCCATTATTGGAAATCCTCCTTGTAATTGTGCAATTTAATATCTTTATAATGAATTTGATATCAAAACCAAAAAGGTGGAGTTAA
- a CDS encoding anti-sigma factor codes for MEKTLHTFLKSGLIEKYVLGDTSPSEELEVEYFIERHDEARLEYENTQKNLEIWAKANAVEAPTSILDNILGEISEKTEKQTPVIHLKERNSHTPWYSIAASIVALVFAGSSYLLYQQNQSLNHENDVVVDEIFDLRSDIDKNNEKLDDVMKQFMKLNNPDTKKYVLKGNERAKNLKTVAYINPVEKTSMIDVATLPQLPNEKCYQIWAEVQDRMVNLGILDPSESNLQNIPYLEDALGLSITIEDKGGANTATADNSVAEISLQNK; via the coding sequence ATGGAAAAAACATTACATACTTTCTTAAAATCTGGCCTTATTGAAAAATATGTGCTAGGCGACACTTCTCCTTCTGAGGAGTTGGAGGTAGAGTATTTCATTGAAAGGCATGATGAAGCCCGTTTGGAATATGAAAATACCCAAAAAAACCTCGAGATCTGGGCCAAGGCCAATGCTGTTGAGGCTCCTACATCTATCTTAGATAATATTTTAGGTGAAATTTCAGAAAAGACTGAAAAACAAACACCTGTTATTCATTTAAAAGAGAGGAATTCTCATACCCCTTGGTATAGTATTGCTGCAAGTATTGTTGCTTTAGTGTTCGCTGGATCTTCATACTTGTTGTATCAACAAAACCAATCTTTAAATCATGAAAATGATGTGGTAGTTGACGAGATATTCGATCTTCGAAGTGATATAGACAAAAACAATGAGAAACTGGATGATGTTATGAAACAGTTTATGAAACTTAACAATCCAGACACCAAAAAATATGTGCTTAAAGGAAACGAAAGAGCAAAAAACCTTAAGACAGTAGCCTATATTAATCCAGTTGAAAAAACCTCAATGATTGATGTAGCTACGCTTCCACAATTACCAAATGAAAAGTGCTACCAGATTTGGGCAGAAGTACAAGATAGGATGGTAAATCTTGGAATATTAGATCCATCTGAGAGCAATCTTCAAAATATTCCTTATCTGGAAGATGCCCTTGGACTAAGCATTACAATTGAAGATAAAGGAGGAGCAAATACTGCTACTGCAGACAATTCTGTAGCTGAAATTTCTCTTCAAAACAAATAA
- a CDS encoding Nramp family divalent metal transporter, with product MSFNLKKLGPGLLFAGAAIGVSHLVQSTRAGADYGFGLVWALLAIHLVKYPFFQFGPRYAMATGESLLHGYKKLGRGVLIIYILLTITTMFTIQTAVTIVSAGIAASLFQNIISTEIWTVILLAICVLILFKGKYSILDKAIKFIVITLSISTLLAVAIAISNLKLEFDLQQIIPSGTVGMAFLIAFMGWMPAPLDISVWQSLWAIEKQKDDADYEVKSSLFDFNVGYISTIIVGLCFIVLGALVMFHSPDEISPQASVFSGQLINMYTSNLGTWAYPIIGVAAFTTMFSTTLTTLDASPRAMDQSIGLLTNKIKKNGYLIWLIILAMGTIAIFFFLASEMGILIQIATIVSFLTAPFYAISNYALICSKHTPKDWRPSIYMHIISIVGILFLIAFGIWYLLSIYQ from the coding sequence ATGAGTTTTAATTTGAAAAAGTTAGGGCCTGGGCTTCTTTTCGCAGGTGCCGCCATAGGTGTTTCGCATTTGGTTCAGTCCACTAGGGCTGGAGCAGATTATGGGTTTGGTCTGGTATGGGCGTTATTGGCAATCCACCTTGTAAAATATCCATTTTTTCAATTCGGTCCACGTTATGCAATGGCTACTGGAGAAAGCCTATTACATGGATATAAAAAACTTGGAAGAGGGGTTTTAATCATTTACATCCTATTGACTATTACAACAATGTTCACCATTCAAACAGCAGTGACAATTGTTTCTGCCGGGATTGCCGCTAGTCTGTTTCAAAATATAATCTCGACTGAAATTTGGACAGTTATCTTACTCGCCATTTGTGTACTAATATTGTTTAAAGGAAAATATTCTATTCTCGATAAAGCAATTAAGTTTATTGTTATAACCCTTTCTATTAGTACCCTATTAGCTGTTGCCATAGCTATATCAAACTTAAAATTAGAATTTGATTTGCAGCAAATAATTCCTAGCGGCACAGTCGGAATGGCCTTTTTAATCGCATTTATGGGCTGGATGCCTGCACCTTTAGATATTTCAGTTTGGCAATCATTATGGGCAATTGAAAAACAAAAGGATGATGCAGATTATGAAGTAAAATCTTCCCTTTTTGATTTTAATGTTGGTTATATTTCAACAATTATTGTTGGTCTTTGCTTTATAGTTTTAGGGGCGTTAGTAATGTTTCATTCGCCTGATGAAATAAGCCCCCAAGCCTCTGTCTTTAGCGGACAATTAATCAATATGTACACTAGCAACTTAGGCACTTGGGCTTATCCTATTATCGGGGTGGCTGCCTTTACGACTATGTTTAGCACAACATTAACCACTCTAGATGCCTCTCCTAGAGCCATGGATCAATCCATTGGCTTATTAACAAACAAAATCAAAAAGAATGGTTATTTGATTTGGTTAATAATATTAGCAATGGGTACAATTGCAATATTTTTTTTCCTAGCATCGGAAATGGGAATACTTATTCAAATAGCAACCATTGTTTCCTTCCTCACTGCTCCTTTTTATGCCATTTCTAATTATGCTTTAATTTGTAGCAAACATACTCCCAAGGATTGGCGGCCTTCTATTTATATGCATATAATTAGTATTGTTGGTATACTCTTCCTAATTGCATTTGGTATTTGGTATCTACTATCGATCTACCAATAA
- a CDS encoding RNA polymerase sigma factor — translation MSFILEDRIVALLKDGDKRALNLLYENYSDSLYGSILKVTRNEEVAQDALQETFVKVWKNSKKYDPKKARLFTWLFRIARNTAIDKLRSFNNRFEKEIQIDKSDVYILPSTSLNQDVLDLKEHVGRLDQKYQEVLQALFFEGLTQQEASEELDIPLGTIKSRLKIGLRELKKVYSP, via the coding sequence TTGAGCTTTATACTTGAAGATAGGATAGTTGCCTTGCTAAAAGACGGTGATAAAAGAGCCCTAAATCTACTTTACGAAAATTATTCGGACAGTCTTTATGGTAGCATTTTAAAAGTAACTCGAAATGAAGAGGTTGCACAAGATGCCCTGCAGGAAACATTTGTTAAAGTTTGGAAAAATTCCAAAAAATATGACCCTAAAAAAGCCCGACTTTTTACGTGGTTGTTCCGTATAGCACGTAATACGGCAATAGATAAATTAAGAAGTTTCAATAATCGTTTTGAAAAGGAAATCCAAATCGACAAATCAGACGTATATATTTTACCGTCCACGAGTTTGAACCAAGACGTTTTGGATTTAAAAGAACATGTAGGGCGATTAGACCAAAAGTACCAAGAAGTTCTTCAAGCATTATTTTTTGAAGGATTGACACAACAAGAGGCCAGTGAAGAATTGGATATTCCGTTAGGTACTATAAAGTCTAGATTAAAAATTGGGTTGAGAGAACTCAAAAAAGTTTATAGTCCTTAA
- a CDS encoding aspartyl protease family protein: MIVPVVINGVELSFLLDTGVTKPIIFNFLNVTDSLQINNVETIQLRGLGGGEPIEALRSRQNVLKIGDAINISQDLFVIIDQTLNFTPKLGTDIHGIIGYDLFKDFIVEINYQKKHIILHDPNYYTYKECKKCEVFNLTFNNKKPYLDAIVGIRDKNIPIKLLIDSGGSDDLWLFEDIDQGINLDKEPYFRDFLGFGLSGDVHGKRSKVNTFKLKSFELSEVNVAFPDSASIRFAQQFSERDGSIAGGLLRRFNMIVDYKNAKLTIKKNSHFKDPFYYNKSGIVLEQQGLRVVKDLKRPSIENLFPSSLGNTNPSSSGNNTISMVQIMEYSLQPAFTIVQVRENSPAEKAGLLVGDVVISINNKDTSKHSLQEVNGLFHDKDGKIMSLKIERDGLLMKYKFRLKNVFEQQTPQ, encoded by the coding sequence ATGATCGTCCCTGTTGTGATAAATGGAGTTGAACTATCATTTTTACTAGATACAGGGGTTACAAAACCAATTATATTTAATTTTTTAAATGTTACAGATTCTCTTCAAATCAATAATGTTGAAACCATTCAACTAAGAGGTTTGGGAGGGGGAGAACCAATTGAAGCCCTACGATCGAGACAAAATGTTCTTAAAATCGGTGATGCCATTAACATAAGTCAGGATTTGTTTGTAATTATAGATCAGACCTTGAATTTTACACCGAAGCTTGGAACAGACATACATGGTATAATTGGTTATGATCTATTCAAGGATTTTATTGTAGAAATAAATTATCAAAAGAAACACATAATATTACACGACCCTAATTATTATACCTATAAGGAGTGTAAAAAATGTGAGGTTTTTAATTTGACTTTTAATAACAAAAAACCCTATTTGGATGCGATAGTTGGGATTCGTGATAAAAATATACCGATTAAACTGCTTATAGACTCAGGAGGGAGTGATGACCTATGGTTATTCGAGGATATCGATCAAGGAATTAATTTAGATAAGGAACCATATTTCAGGGACTTTTTGGGGTTTGGGTTAAGTGGAGATGTCCATGGGAAGCGTTCAAAAGTAAATACTTTCAAATTGAAAAGCTTTGAACTTAGCGAGGTTAATGTGGCTTTTCCCGATTCAGCCTCCATTAGGTTCGCCCAACAATTTTCAGAACGGGATGGAAGTATAGCCGGTGGGCTATTACGAAGGTTTAACATGATTGTTGATTACAAAAATGCCAAATTAACCATTAAGAAAAATTCACATTTTAAGGATCCTTTCTACTATAATAAGTCTGGGATAGTTTTGGAGCAACAGGGTTTAAGGGTAGTGAAAGATTTAAAGAGGCCATCTATTGAGAATTTATTTCCGAGCAGTTTAGGAAATACTAATCCCTCAAGTTCGGGAAATAATACTATTAGTATGGTTCAAATAATGGAATATTCGCTCCAGCCTGCTTTTACAATCGTACAAGTTCGGGAAAATTCGCCTGCTGAAAAAGCTGGTTTATTAGTTGGTGATGTTGTTATTTCAATAAACAATAAGGATACTAGTAAACATAGCCTTCAGGAGGTGAATGGCTTATTTCATGATAAAGATGGCAAGATAATGTCTTTAAAAATTGAGAGAGACGGTTTACTGATGAAGTATAAATTCCGTTTAAAGAATGTTTTTGAACAACAAACCCCTCAATAA
- a CDS encoding pyridoxal phosphate-dependent aminotransferase: MPSISKKGNNMPESPIRKLVPYSEKAHALGKTVYHLNIGQPDIKSPEIAMDAVKIHSLDVLAYSRSEGSHDYRVKIAEYYKGFGATQIEAEDIIVTTGGSEALLFAFGSIMDVDDEIIIPEPFYANYNGFSVASGVNIVPVISKIENNFALPPIEEFEKLISPKTKAILICNPGNPTGYLYSKEEIQKLAEIVKKHDLFLIADEVYREFIYDGKKFHSILQEKGIEQHAIVIDSVSKRYSMCGARIGYLVSKNKEVIKTALKYAQARLSPPTFAQIASEAALQTPAYYFEEVIKEYSHRRNLLIEELRKIEGIKIGVPNGAFYCIVELPIKNAEEFAKWLLSDFDVDGETVMLAPAAGFYSSPNEGLNQVRIAYVLNEESLIKSVNILKEALKVYKD, encoded by the coding sequence ATGCCATCTATATCAAAAAAGGGCAATAATATGCCCGAATCACCAATAAGAAAATTAGTGCCATATTCTGAAAAGGCTCATGCATTAGGAAAGACCGTATACCATTTAAACATTGGTCAGCCCGACATTAAAAGCCCAGAGATTGCAATGGATGCTGTAAAAATTCATTCCCTAGATGTATTGGCATATTCTCGATCTGAAGGCTCGCATGATTATCGTGTTAAAATTGCAGAATATTATAAAGGTTTCGGGGCAACGCAAATAGAAGCAGAGGATATAATAGTTACTACTGGTGGCAGTGAAGCCCTGTTATTCGCTTTTGGAAGTATTATGGATGTCGATGATGAAATTATCATCCCTGAACCTTTTTATGCAAATTATAATGGTTTTTCTGTAGCTTCGGGAGTAAATATTGTTCCTGTAATTTCTAAGATAGAGAATAATTTTGCCCTACCTCCAATAGAAGAGTTTGAGAAATTAATTAGTCCAAAAACCAAGGCAATCTTAATTTGCAACCCTGGGAATCCAACTGGTTATTTGTATTCAAAGGAAGAAATACAAAAATTAGCTGAAATTGTAAAGAAACATGACCTTTTCCTTATCGCTGACGAGGTATACCGTGAATTTATTTACGATGGAAAAAAGTTTCATTCCATTCTACAGGAAAAAGGTATAGAACAACATGCAATAGTTATAGATTCTGTTTCAAAACGATACAGTATGTGTGGCGCAAGGATTGGTTATTTAGTATCGAAAAACAAAGAAGTAATAAAAACGGCTTTAAAATATGCACAAGCAAGGTTAAGCCCTCCAACTTTTGCACAAATCGCGAGTGAGGCGGCTTTACAAACTCCTGCTTACTATTTTGAGGAGGTAATTAAAGAATATTCTCATAGAAGAAATTTATTAATTGAGGAGTTAAGAAAAATAGAAGGAATTAAGATCGGAGTTCCCAATGGCGCTTTTTACTGCATAGTTGAATTACCGATAAAAAATGCCGAGGAATTTGCAAAATGGCTTCTTAGCGATTTTGATGTTGATGGGGAAACAGTTATGTTAGCTCCCGCCGCTGGATTTTATTCGTCACCAAATGAGGGATTAAACCAAGTAAGAATCGCGTATGTCCTTAATGAGGAAAGCCTTATAAAATCGGTGAATATTCTAAAAGAAGCACTTAAAGTTTATAAAGATTAA
- a CDS encoding RNA polymerase sigma factor, which translates to MELKDAIEKAKNNDQAAFKFLVDTFWNDVYGFQLKRTANENDAEDITIQTFSKAFDKLETYNDTYNFKTWLITISKNLHIDLVRKTKKQLAERSTDITDGDYNDVIDESPTVEDRLIMEQNLAKLLRDIKKLKPHYQEVINLRYFQELSYSEISEEIGEPINNIKIKLLRAKKLLSEIISNRK; encoded by the coding sequence GTGGAGTTAAAAGATGCCATTGAAAAAGCCAAGAACAATGATCAAGCGGCTTTTAAATTTCTTGTCGATACATTTTGGAATGATGTTTATGGTTTTCAATTAAAAAGAACTGCAAATGAAAATGATGCTGAGGATATTACCATTCAGACATTTTCTAAAGCCTTTGATAAATTAGAAACTTATAATGACACCTATAATTTCAAAACTTGGCTAATCACAATATCCAAGAACCTGCACATAGATTTAGTTAGGAAAACAAAAAAACAACTTGCTGAACGCTCCACAGATATAACAGATGGAGATTATAACGATGTCATTGACGAAAGCCCAACGGTTGAAGACAGATTAATTATGGAGCAAAATTTAGCAAAGTTGTTACGGGATATAAAAAAGCTAAAACCACATTACCAAGAAGTAATTAATCTTCGCTATTTTCAAGAATTAAGCTATAGTGAGATCTCCGAAGAAATTGGAGAACCTATAAATAACATAAAAATCAAACTTTTACGGGCCAAAAAATTATTATCGGAAATAATTTCGAATAGGAAATGA
- the murB gene encoding UDP-N-acetylmuramate dehydrogenase, translating to MQILHDYPLKSLNTFGIEAYAKEYVQVGDVSELKQILEFNRNKKKFILGGGSNMLLTKNIDALVININLKGIEVVDETTESVIIKCGAGETWHQLVMHCINLGFGGLENLSLIPGNVGTAPIQNIGAYGVELKDVFEKCQTIHTKTGELREFTKGECKFGYRESVFKNELKGEYIITHVFLKLSKHGFHRLHTEYGAIRSKLEEFGKSPSIETISEAVIAIRKEKLPDPKEIGNSGSFFKNPVVSSEQYKKLLEKFPEIPSYPISDSEVKVPAGWLIEKAGFKGKTFGNYGVHKNQALVLVNYGGASGKEIFRLAKIIQATIMRIFGISITPEVNVI from the coding sequence ATGCAAATATTGCATGATTATCCCCTAAAAAGTCTGAACACTTTCGGTATTGAAGCCTATGCCAAAGAATATGTTCAGGTTGGAGATGTTTCAGAATTAAAACAAATACTCGAATTCAACCGGAATAAGAAAAAATTTATTTTGGGAGGTGGCAGCAATATGCTTCTCACAAAAAATATTGATGCCTTAGTTATAAATATTAACCTTAAGGGGATTGAGGTGGTGGATGAAACCACCGAAAGCGTTATAATTAAATGTGGAGCTGGAGAAACATGGCACCAACTGGTAATGCACTGCATAAATCTTGGCTTTGGAGGCTTAGAAAATCTCTCCCTTATTCCCGGAAATGTGGGCACCGCTCCAATTCAAAATATAGGTGCATACGGGGTTGAATTAAAGGATGTCTTTGAAAAATGCCAAACCATACATACCAAAACTGGCGAATTAAGAGAGTTTACAAAAGGAGAATGCAAATTTGGCTATCGTGAATCTGTTTTCAAAAATGAACTAAAAGGCGAATACATAATTACCCATGTATTCCTCAAGTTATCAAAGCATGGTTTTCATCGGCTTCACACTGAATATGGAGCAATAAGATCAAAATTAGAAGAATTTGGAAAATCGCCATCTATTGAAACTATTTCTGAAGCGGTTATAGCAATTAGGAAGGAAAAATTGCCTGACCCTAAAGAAATTGGTAACAGCGGAAGTTTTTTTAAAAATCCTGTTGTCAGTTCAGAGCAGTATAAAAAGTTATTGGAAAAATTTCCCGAGATTCCATCCTATCCTATTTCTGATTCAGAGGTTAAAGTGCCTGCTGGATGGTTAATTGAAAAAGCCGGATTTAAAGGAAAAACTTTCGGCAATTATGGCGTGCATAAAAACCAGGCGTTAGTATTGGTAAACTATGGGGGTGCTTCAGGAAAAGAAATTTTTCGACTCGCAAAAATTATACAAGCTACTATAATGCGAATATTTGGAATTTCCATAACACCAGAAGTAAATGTCATTTAA
- a CDS encoding DUF1573 domain-containing protein — protein sequence MKKLTLLLFVATFSLGLFAQDKKVAKIEFKTDVIDYGTIEKGSDGVRVFEFTNTGNAPLIISSVKSTCGCTVPKKPEGPIMPGQTGEIEVKYDTNRVNPIRKTITVESNAETPTVALKIKGLVVDSKDKSVLEKSDKSVMNQN from the coding sequence ATGAAAAAATTAACACTATTACTATTTGTTGCGACTTTCAGTTTAGGTCTTTTTGCACAAGATAAAAAGGTGGCAAAAATTGAGTTTAAAACAGATGTTATTGATTACGGAACAATTGAAAAAGGTTCAGATGGTGTACGTGTATTCGAATTTACGAATACAGGAAATGCCCCATTAATTATATCTAGCGTGAAATCAACCTGCGGATGTACAGTTCCTAAAAAACCTGAAGGTCCAATTATGCCCGGCCAAACAGGAGAAATTGAGGTAAAGTACGACACCAATCGTGTAAACCCTATAAGAAAAACTATAACCGTTGAATCTAATGCAGAAACTCCAACGGTTGCGTTAAAAATTAAAGGTTTAGTTGTAGACTCTAAAGACAAAAGCGTTTTAGAAAAATCTGATAAAAGCGTAATGAACCAAAATTAA
- a CDS encoding membrane or secreted protein, with the protein MKLLLITLVLLALGVAGIAIKIWAKKDGKFAGTCASQNPMLNKDGQACGFCGKTPDQFQNCSEPQHSK; encoded by the coding sequence ATGAAACTTTTATTAATAACCCTTGTGTTATTAGCTTTAGGGGTTGCTGGAATAGCAATCAAAATTTGGGCAAAAAAAGACGGTAAATTTGCCGGTACCTGTGCCAGTCAGAATCCTATGCTAAATAAGGATGGTCAAGCCTGTGGGTTTTGCGGAAAAACACCCGATCAATTTCAAAATTGCAGCGAACCTCAACACTCTAAATAA